Part of the Bacillus cabrialesii genome is shown below.
GCGCTTAAAAGAAACATGGCCGATTTATCTTGTTTCTGCACTTTTAAATATTACGTTATTCTATGGTCTGCAAACGATCGGGCTGAATTATCTTCCGGCCGGCTTGTTTTCCGCTATCGTCTTCTTTCAGCCGGTGCTGATGGGTGTGTTTTCTTGGCTGTGGCTTGGCGAATCGATGTTTGCGATGAAAGTGATCGGGCTTATCCTCGGTTTTGCGGGAGTAGCCGTCATTAGTGCCGCGGGCTTTGGCGGGCATATTTCTGTCATTGGGGTTCTGCTGGCCCTCGGCTCCGCACTCAGCTGGGCGTTCGGGACGGTATATATGAAAAAAACAGGGAGCCGCGTCGATTCCATTTGGATGGTCGCCTTGCAGCTGACGATCGGAAGCGTGTTTCTGCTGATATCCGGCTTTGGGACAGAAAGCTTTTCCGCGATCCAATGGACAGCTCCTTTTATCACGAGCCTGCTGTTCATCTCTGTATTCGTCATCGCGCTCGGCTGGCTTGTCTTTTTTACCCTTGTCGGTTCAGGAGAAGCAAGCAAGGTCGCATCATATACTTTTTTGATCCCGCTCATATCAATCGTGGCCAGCTCCATTTTCCTGCATGAACCGCTCACCTTAAGCCTCTTGGCGGGTCTGCTGCTGATTGTCACGAGCATCTGCCTCGTGAATTCGAAATCCAAAGCACAGAAAGCCGCGTCGATTGGTGTAAAGGAGAAGGCCGCACAATAAGAAAAACCCTCTTGCCGGATGTGACAAGAGGGTTTCTTATTTACTGATACTTGCGTCCTTTGACCAAATATGCAACTGTAATCAAAAGGTAGATCGCCGCAGTGATGAGCGTAATGACAATTGACGTTGTCATGATGACCCCGATCAGAATGGCGAGTAATGCCAGAACCGCAAACCATGTCGTGTACGGGAACCATTTTACATAATAAGCAGGTGTTTCAGTTTGCTCTTTTCTCGATTTCAAATGGGCGAATCCGATGATCAGCCAAATGAATAAAACGGTATATCCCAATGATCCCATTAAGTAATTAAACGTTTGGCTTCCTGCGAACAGAGAAATCAATACGCCAATATATAGAGAGGAAGTGCACATCAGAATCGCAAACATCGGTACGTTTTTCGATGAAAGCTTCGAAAAGATTTTCGGAAGTCTTCCGTCAGTTGCCTGTGTATATAAAATGCGTGATGATCCGTATAAACCTGAGTTCATCGAAGAAATGATCGCTAAAAGGATGACTGCATTCATGATATGATCCGCGCCCGGAATGCCAACCATTTTAAAGACCATCACGAAAGGACTTTCCGGAACGGAATTAACTTGATTCCACGGAATCAGGCTGACGATGATGAAAAACGGCAGCAGGTAGAACGCGACAATCCGTGTCAGTGTGCTGCGGACAGCTTTCGGGACAACCTTTTCCGGGTTCTTTGTTTCAGCAAGCGTCACACCGATAATTTCTGTACCGCCGTAAGAGTAAATGACGACAAGCATCGCCGTAATCAGCCCTGTGCCGCCGTGCGGGAAAAATCCGCCATGGTCTGTCAGGTTCGAAAACCCGGCAGCTGTATGATCACCGAATGATACAAATAAGAGCAATAATCCTAAAATAATAAAGACAATAATAACGGTAATCTTGATCATGGCCAGCCAATATTCAGTTTCGGCGAAAATTTTAACAGAAAGCAAATTCACAATCGTGACGACGAGAGAAATTCCCAATGCCAGCACCCAAATCGGGCAGCCCGGCAGCCAATATTGAATAAAGATCGCAGCTACAACAGCTTCAGCCGCAATGTTAAGCACCCACATTTTCCAGTATATCCAGTCCAAGAAATAAGCGGCGTAATTTCCCAACACCTGCTGGACAAGATCCCGGAAGGTTCTGGCGTTACGGTTGCGCACAGCCATTTCCGCGAGACCCTGCATAATAAACAGCAAAATAATTCCGCCGAGCAGGTAAGCGATAATGACAGATGGCCCTGCCACATCAATCGCTGAGCTGCTCCCTTTAAATAAACCTGCGCCGATTGCTCCGCCCAGCGCCATCATCATAATATGGCGGGACGTCATCGTGCGTTTTAACGTCTGATTGTCCTTTTTCATCCTCTTCTACCTCTCTCCTTCTCATTTTCAAGAACAAAAAAAGCCCGCCCTCTCCTATCTAATCTAATAGATAAAGAGACGACGAGCCTTCGGCTGACCGCGGTACCACTCTTGTTGATTCTCATGAAGAATCCTGCTTTTGACCTATAACGAAGGTTAGCCGTTAAAACATAGGGAATATTCATTCTATTCCGTTCCGTCTTACCACTCCCGGGCGAGTTCAAAGAAGAATCAGGCTGCGTCGCACCACCCCGCAACTCTCTGTTCTGATCACTTTCTTCTACTGCTCCCAATCTATGTGTTTTAGTTTTCTGAAAAACTCAAATTTTATGATCTGAATATATTAACATAATATACGTGCTTCTCATTTCCCTGTCAATAACTTCAGAGAAAAAAAGAAACTGTTATTTTGTCCCTTTTTGAATGGCTTTCCAAAAGGATTCTGACTCGTGTCCTAATGCGTAGACTGAGACACCCGCTATTTTATATTGCTTTGCCAGATGGCTTTTCGTTTGAACGGTTTTTTCGTTTTCATACCACACGACATGTTTATGTTTCTTTTTGTCAACGTAGGAAAATGTCATGGAACCTGATTTTTTGTTGAATGCCGGCTTTGCTTTCTGCTTTTTGATGAGAGATTTGAGTTCATTCCATTCTCTCGCTGCGCTGCCGTTTCCGTCTTTTACATCCCAGTCATAGCCGTACGCGGGAATTCCCATGATGACTTTATTGGCTTTGATCTTTTTGACTGAAAACTGCAGAGAGCTCTTGATCCAGCTTGTGCTTGCCACTGATCCCGGCTCGCCCCATATGCCGTGTTCGTCGTAAGTCATGACTTGTACGTAGTCGGCATATTTACCGATTTTCGCATAATCATACGGCCAGCTCCAGTCATCATTTTGATCATCGGCGCTTTTGGCGGGGACAGATACCATTGTTTTGATGTGTTTCTTTTTCAGAGCCTGTGAGACATCTTGAATGAAGCGTGAGTATTTGGATCGGTCTTCTGGATTTACTGCTTCAAAATCGATATTGATACCGTAGTATGAGTGCTTTTTGGCCAGTGCTATCAGCTGATCTGTGAATCGTTTTTTCGCTGTTTTATTACTCATGACTCGATTCGCTAAATCTCCGTCAAAATCGTAAATGGCGTCATTATAGTTTGAAATGACAGCCCATGTCTTGATTTTTTTCTTTTTCGCATATGTCAGCTGCTTCGTTGGGGCGTCGCCAATGACGTGTCCGTTTTTTTCAAACGCAAACGTATCTGTGGCGATTGAATTCATGTATGTATGATATTTCGAAAGAGAATTGTATGAGGCCGTATCCCCAGTCGTGTAGCCTAATGTCATGCCGGCTGCCTTCGCTTCTGTTTTTGTATACATAAACAGAACGATCGCAATCACCAGTGAAACAGCTATAATCAGCCATTTTTTCATCGCATTTCCTCCTTTTTTAAGTCATACTCTTCTCATCGGCCAAAGAATTGGAAGTTGAAGTTTTTTCAAGAAGAAAGCCCGGCAGCATATGCCGGGCTTTCTTCAGATCAGCGGTCAGAGACGAGAATATATGCGGCTTTTACAGGTCCGTGCACCCCGACGACCAAATCCATTTCAATGTCAGCTGAGTTGCTCGGTCCGGTAATGTAGTTGATGCATGAAGGAACAGTGACGCCGTCCGCAATCTTTTGGCGGATGATATCACTGGCTTGCGTCATTCTCGGCACGATGCTTGATTTCGGGACAATCGCAATGTAGGTCGTCGGCAAAAGGCTGACAGACCGGCCGATGTCTTTTGAGGAAAAGAGGACAACTGTCCCCGACTCTGCCAGTGTGATCTCGCTGAATGTAATCCCTACATTGGCTTGCTCCGCTTTTTCGATATTTTCTTTACCTTTGGCAGCATCCCACTCCCAGACCGGAGTTTCATCGTTCGGCCATTCCTTGGTGAGCAGGCTTTTTAGTCCGTATGCTTCAAAACGGGGGTCCTTCGGAATGATGACAGGGCCTCCTGAGAAGCGCCTGACTTGCTCGCGAAGAGCATCGTAAAGGCCGATTGAATCCGTTTCAATCAGCTCTGTATGGATTTTGACACAATGGTTTTTGAGCACTGTGACTAAGTCATCCGCTGAATATCCTTGAAGTGTTTGATATTGCGGCTGATGCGCCCACTCAGGGACTGCCACGCCTCCCGTTCTTCTGTCACGGCCCAGGCGTGATGCGACCCGATTTAAAAAGCTCTCCTGATTCTGAACGGTTCCCTTCGCCATCACTGCTCCTCCTTCGTGCGTTCACTTGTTTCTCTGTCTGTAAACCAGTCTCTGAACCTTGATTTATGCGGTGCCGGAAAGTCGCGGATCTGTGTCCAGCTTTTGAGCGGGCCCGGCCCTTTCGAAATTTTCTCGTCTTCTGTGAAAGGCGTCATGGCGGCTGGCGCCCATTTTGAGCCCATTTTATAAAGCGACAAAGAGGACGCGCCAAGTCCGAACGCTTTCATCGCAAGCTTTTCACTGATCGGCGCTCTGCCTTCTTTTTCGACGATGTTTTGGCGATGCTTGAGAAGCAGCTCATGAAGCGGAATTTTGACTGGACAGGCTTCCGAACAAGCCGCGCACAATGTAGAGGCGTACGGCAGTTCCTTAAAATCGTCATAACCGCCGAGCAGCGGCGATAAAACCGCTCCGATCGGCCCCGAATAGATGGAGCCGTATGAGTGTCCGCCGACATGGCGGTACACAGGGCAGACATTGATACAGGCGGCACAGCGGATGCATTGCAGCACAGACTGGAATTCCGTTCCGAGAATGCTGGACCGGCCATTGTCAACGATGACAAGATGGAATTCCTCCGGCCCGTCCACTTCCCCCTCCAGCTTCGGGCCTGTCAAAGCCGTAATATAACTTGTCAGCCGCTGTCCGACAGCGCTTCTTGTCAGCATGCTGACTAGCACTTCAAATTCAGAAAACGACGGGACGATCCGCTCCATTCCCATGACGGTGATTTGTGTTTTTGGCAAGGTGCTCACAAGCCGCCCGTTTCCTTCATTTGTCACAAGGCTGACTGAACCCGTGTCAGCGATGGCGAAGTTACAGCCGGTAATGCCGATATCCGCTTCCAGAAACTTTTCCCGCAGGATGGCGCGCGCATGCATGACAAGCTCTTCCGGTTTTTCTGTATGCTGATAATCCAGCCTTTCTTTAAACACATCGCGTATCTGCTCTTTATTTTTATGAAGGGCGGGCGCTACGATATGTGACGGCGGATCATGATCATCAATCTGCAAAATATACTCGCCGAGATCGGTTTCGACGACTTCACAGCCTTCCTTCTCCAGCACCTCATTCAGATTGATTTCCTCTGTGACCATAGATTTTGATTTTACGATTTTCTTCCCGTTCTTCTTTTGAATGACATCGCGAATATAAGAAGATGCCTCTTCCGATGTTTCCGCGAAGTAGACATGCCCGCCTCTTTTCGCCACATTTTCGGCAAGCTGGCCGAGATAGAAATCGAGGTTTTCAAGGACATGCTGCCTGATTTCCTCTGATAGCGAGCGCCACTCTTCCCAGTTTCCCAGCTCTTCGGCTGCTTCAAGGCGCCGTGTCCGCAGACGTTCCTGCGCACCTGAAACAGCGCCTCTCATAAATTCATTATCAATCCCCTGTGATACCCGCTCTTTAAAAGCGTCAGTACCGATTTTCATCGCCATGATTCTTTCCCCCTCTGAATCCAGTTTTATCTGCTATTGAGCACTTCGGCGATGTGCATCACTTTGACATTCTTGTCTTTTCGGTCAAGCCGTCCCCCGATATTCATCAAACAGCCGCAGTCAGCGCCGATCAGCACCTCTGCTCCCGTTTCCTCCACGCATGCGACTTTTTCATCGACCATCTGCTCAGAGATTTGTGCCATTTTGACGGAGAACGTTCCTCCGAATCCGCAGCAGTTATGTTTGCCCGGAAGCGCTGTGAACTCCAGGCCCTTCACATGGCTCAGAAGCTTCATCGGCTCCTCCCGAACCCCGAGCAGCCTTGTCATATGGCACGACGTATGTAAGGTCGCTTTTGTATGAAGGGTCGCGCCGACATCCTCTACCCCAAGGACGTTCACGATAAAATCCGTCAGTTCATACGTTTTATCCGCCAGCTTTTGCGCTTTATCGGCCCATTTCGGGTCATCCGCAAACAAGTGCGGATACTCCCTGAACATTGTCGTGCAGGAGCCGGAAGGACTGACGACATATTCGGAATCCTGAAACGTTTCAATCATTCGTTTCATTGCTTTTTTGGCGTCATTCACGTAACCGCTGTTGTAAGCCGGCTGGCCGCAGCAGATCTGCCCCTCCGGAAAATCAACCTCACACCCAAGCCGCTCCAGCAGCTCAACCGTTGCTTTTCCGACATTTGTTTGAAACATATCAACAAGACAAGTGACAAAAAGTGAGACTTTCATGATGAACCCCTCTCTCATCCCCAATATATGATCTGGTCATCTGATGACCTGAGTTAAAATAACTATATGAATATCGTACACTATTCTGACAATGGAAGGAAAGGGTTTTCTGGGGATAATTTCATTTGCGGGCATATCAAAAACACTCCTGATCTCCCAGGAGTGCCGCGGATGCTGAAAATATATTGTTAAATCCATCCCTTTCCCTCAGCAATGCTGGCGGCTTCTGTCCGATTTTTTGCATTGAGCTTTTGGATGATTTCTGATATATAGTTTCGAACTGTGCCCTGAGATAAATAGAGTTCCAGCGTAATATCTTTTGTTGTCTTGCCTAAAGCCGCCAGCCTCAGAATTTCTTGCTCTCTTACGGTGAGGGGATTTTTGTCTCGAATCATGTTAAACGTCAGCTCGGGGCTGAAAACTCGTTTTCCTTCAACACACTTTCGGATGGCAGCAGCCAGGTCGTCAATTTCGCCGTCTTTCAGCAGATAGCCATGTACGCCGGCTTTGACGGCGCGTTCAAAATAGCCGGGGCGGGCAAAAGTGGTTAAAATAATGACCTTGCTGCGGCAGCCTTTTTGCATTAATTCCTCTGCCACGTCAAGCCCGCTTCGAACCGGCATTTCAATGTCCATGATGCATACATCCGGCTCCAGCTTCAAAATGGCTTTCAGCGCCTCTTCCCCGTTTAATGCTTGTCCGATGACTGTCATATCCTCTTCTAAATCAAGCAGAGATCCCAAAGCGCCCAAAAGCATTCGCTGGTCCTCAGCAATCAACAGACGAATCATTCTTTTCGTCCTCCTATCATTCTGCTTTTTTAATAAGCGGAATCGTCAGTGTCACAACCGTTCCGTTATGAGCTGAAAGCGTTAATCCACCTTCAATGAGCATGAGCCGTTCTTCCATTCCACGCAGGCCATTCCCAAACGTTTTCTCCTTCGCCGCTCCCTTTCCGTCATCCCGTATCACAATCCTCATTTTGTCAGTAAACTGAGTAATGGTGATAGCGCA
Proteins encoded:
- a CDS encoding DMT family transporter, which gives rise to MKQLSKTQTALLLAFLVIMWGINWPLSKAALAYSPPLLFAGIRTLIGGLLLVIVALSRIHKLRLKETWPIYLVSALLNITLFYGLQTIGLNYLPAGLFSAIVFFQPVLMGVFSWLWLGESMFAMKVIGLILGFAGVAVISAAGFGGHISVIGVLLALGSALSWAFGTVYMKKTGSRVDSIWMVALQLTIGSVFLLISGFGTESFSAIQWTAPFITSLLFISVFVIALGWLVFFTLVGSGEASKVASYTFLIPLISIVASSIFLHEPLTLSLLAGLLLIVTSICLVNSKSKAQKAASIGVKEKAAQ
- a CDS encoding amino acid permease, which produces MKKDNQTLKRTMTSRHIMMMALGGAIGAGLFKGSSSAIDVAGPSVIIAYLLGGIILLFIMQGLAEMAVRNRNARTFRDLVQQVLGNYAAYFLDWIYWKMWVLNIAAEAVVAAIFIQYWLPGCPIWVLALGISLVVTIVNLLSVKIFAETEYWLAMIKITVIIVFIILGLLLLFVSFGDHTAAGFSNLTDHGGFFPHGGTGLITAMLVVIYSYGGTEIIGVTLAETKNPEKVVPKAVRSTLTRIVAFYLLPFFIIVSLIPWNQVNSVPESPFVMVFKMVGIPGADHIMNAVILLAIISSMNSGLYGSSRILYTQATDGRLPKIFSKLSSKNVPMFAILMCTSSLYIGVLISLFAGSQTFNYLMGSLGYTVLFIWLIIGFAHLKSRKEQTETPAYYVKWFPYTTWFAVLALLAILIGVIMTTSIVITLITAAIYLLITVAYLVKGRKYQ
- a CDS encoding glycosyl hydrolase family 18 protein, which translates into the protein MKKWLIIAVSLVIAIVLFMYTKTEAKAAGMTLGYTTGDTASYNSLSKYHTYMNSIATDTFAFEKNGHVIGDAPTKQLTYAKKKKIKTWAVISNYNDAIYDFDGDLANRVMSNKTAKKRFTDQLIALAKKHSYYGINIDFEAVNPEDRSKYSRFIQDVSQALKKKHIKTMVSVPAKSADDQNDDWSWPYDYAKIGKYADYVQVMTYDEHGIWGEPGSVASTSWIKSSLQFSVKKIKANKVIMGIPAYGYDWDVKDGNGSAAREWNELKSLIKKQKAKPAFNKKSGSMTFSYVDKKKHKHVVWYENEKTVQTKSHLAKQYKIAGVSVYALGHESESFWKAIQKGTK
- the yvfU gene encoding two-component system response regulator YvfU, with protein sequence MIRLLIAEDQRMLLGALGSLLDLEEDMTVIGQALNGEEALKAILKLEPDVCIMDIEMPVRSGLDVAEELMQKGCRSKVIILTTFARPGYFERAVKAGVHGYLLKDGEIDDLAAAIRKCVEGKRVFSPELTFNMIRDKNPLTVREQEILRLAALGKTTKDITLELYLSQGTVRNYISEIIQKLNAKNRTEAASIAEGKGWI
- the lutA gene encoding lactate utilization iron-sulfur protein LutA, translating into MKVSLFVTCLVDMFQTNVGKATVELLERLGCEVDFPEGQICCGQPAYNSGYVNDAKKAMKRMIETFQDSEYVVSPSGSCTTMFREYPHLFADDPKWADKAQKLADKTYELTDFIVNVLGVEDVGATLHTKATLHTSCHMTRLLGVREEPMKLLSHVKGLEFTALPGKHNCCGFGGTFSVKMAQISEQMVDEKVACVEETGAEVLIGADCGCLMNIGGRLDRKDKNVKVMHIAEVLNSR
- a CDS encoding LutC/YkgG family protein; amino-acid sequence: MAKGTVQNQESFLNRVASRLGRDRRTGGVAVPEWAHQPQYQTLQGYSADDLVTVLKNHCVKIHTELIETDSIGLYDALREQVRRFSGGPVIIPKDPRFEAYGLKSLLTKEWPNDETPVWEWDAAKGKENIEKAEQANVGITFSEITLAESGTVVLFSSKDIGRSVSLLPTTYIAIVPKSSIVPRMTQASDIIRQKIADGVTVPSCINYITGPSNSADIEMDLVVGVHGPVKAAYILVSDR
- the lutB gene encoding lactate utilization iron-sulfur protein LutB — its product is MAMKIGTDAFKERVSQGIDNEFMRGAVSGAQERLRTRRLEAAEELGNWEEWRSLSEEIRQHVLENLDFYLGQLAENVAKRGGHVYFAETSEEASSYIRDVIQKKNGKKIVKSKSMVTEEINLNEVLEKEGCEVVETDLGEYILQIDDHDPPSHIVAPALHKNKEQIRDVFKERLDYQHTEKPEELVMHARAILREKFLEADIGITGCNFAIADTGSVSLVTNEGNGRLVSTLPKTQITVMGMERIVPSFSEFEVLVSMLTRSAVGQRLTSYITALTGPKLEGEVDGPEEFHLVIVDNGRSSILGTEFQSVLQCIRCAACINVCPVYRHVGGHSYGSIYSGPIGAVLSPLLGGYDDFKELPYASTLCAACSEACPVKIPLHELLLKHRQNIVEKEGRAPISEKLAMKAFGLGASSLSLYKMGSKWAPAAMTPFTEDEKISKGPGPLKSWTQIRDFPAPHKSRFRDWFTDRETSERTKEEQ